In one Roseburia intestinalis L1-82 genomic region, the following are encoded:
- a CDS encoding AIM24 family protein, with the protein MLTFETVNELTLKVTCTGSDVLFTKAGAFIAGENAGGKNYKFEKVLLGPQNNIGQALLGQLARRVTGENLPLMKVTLNGDSVTYYANYGQHVVVYHLEQGETISVESENILAFSQDCDYSVRFIGVGVLSQKGLATSTLIARGKDAYVAVLCDGNPIVLSNVMSQDTISVDPDAVVCWVGNGHCDPQVTADISWKTFIGQASGESYQFEWHGNCPVTVIIQPSERKGGISVSMD; encoded by the coding sequence ATGTTAACATTTGAAACAGTAAACGAACTTACTTTAAAGGTTACCTGCACTGGCAGTGATGTACTCTTTACAAAAGCAGGTGCATTTATCGCCGGAGAAAATGCCGGTGGAAAGAATTACAAATTTGAAAAAGTCTTGCTTGGACCGCAGAATAATATCGGGCAGGCTCTGCTTGGTCAGCTTGCACGAAGAGTGACCGGAGAAAATCTCCCACTTATGAAGGTAACTTTAAATGGTGATTCTGTTACATATTACGCAAATTATGGTCAGCATGTTGTGGTCTATCACTTAGAGCAGGGGGAAACTATCTCAGTGGAATCCGAAAATATTCTCGCTTTCTCCCAGGATTGTGATTACAGTGTCCGTTTTATCGGTGTCGGTGTGCTTTCCCAGAAAGGTCTTGCAACTTCCACTCTGATTGCACGTGGAAAAGATGCATATGTTGCTGTGCTTTGTGACGGCAACCCGATCGTTTTAAGCAATGTGATGTCTCAGGATACGATCTCTGTTGATCCGGACGCTGTTGTATGCTGGGTTGGAAATGGACATTGTGATCCGCAGGTGACGGCTGATATTTCGTGGAAAACGTTTATCGGACAGGCTTCCGGGGAGTCTTACCAGTTTGAGTGGCATGGGAATTGTCCGGTTACAGTGATTATTCAGCCTTCGGAGAGGAAGGGCGGAATCAGTGTGAGTATGGATTAG
- a CDS encoding TerD family protein: protein MVDIPMRSSAPVTRQTVLSINERKVEGAKTTRTITSINHTSSQAVSNASTPASKPLPPLVHMVQKGQKTPLENSGKLTSIKACLGWNVKNPACDVDVSAFLLGSSGKVIGDSWFVFYGQTESPDHSTVFHADGGADREIISVDFTRLDPSVARIVFVLTINEAFEKNLNFGMLEDAYIRIMDPAGTELVSFKMDEYYTNVTSMMIGELYLHNGAWKFNAIGNGVAKDLAGLCSLYGVQVI from the coding sequence ATGGTAGATATTCCAATGAGATCCTCTGCTCCCGTCACCAGACAGACCGTTCTTTCCATCAACGAACGCAAAGTTGAGGGGGCAAAAACAACACGAACCATCACTTCGATCAACCACACGTCATCTCAGGCAGTATCAAACGCATCCACACCGGCGTCAAAACCTTTACCTCCACTGGTACATATGGTGCAAAAAGGTCAGAAAACACCGCTGGAGAATTCCGGGAAGCTCACTTCTATAAAGGCATGCCTTGGATGGAATGTCAAAAATCCTGCCTGTGATGTGGATGTATCCGCATTTTTGCTCGGCTCATCCGGTAAAGTGATCGGTGATTCCTGGTTTGTCTTTTACGGGCAGACCGAAAGCCCGGATCACAGCACGGTTTTCCACGCTGACGGCGGCGCAGACCGCGAGATCATTTCCGTGGATTTTACCAGATTAGATCCATCCGTTGCCAGAATCGTATTTGTGCTGACGATCAATGAAGCATTTGAAAAAAATCTGAATTTCGGAATGCTTGAGGATGCGTATATCCGTATTATGGATCCTGCCGGCACCGAGCTGGTCAGCTTTAAAATGGATGAATACTATACGAACGTGACATCCATGATGATCGGTGAACTGTATCTGCATAACGGCGCATGGAAATTTAATGCCATCGGAAACGGCGTGGCAAAAGATCTCGCAGGACTGTGCAGTTTGTACGGCGTTCAGGTTATTTAA
- a CDS encoding YaiI/YqxD family protein, which produces MQIYVDADACPVVGIVEELAIKYKIPVTLLCDTNHVLYSDYSEVKIIGAGADAVDFALVNLCRKGDIIVTQDYGVAAMALGKGAFAIHQSGRWYTDDNIDRMLLERHMNKKARRASGKNHLKGPKKRNTEDDMHFRESFEKMIRKGMENIYGTT; this is translated from the coding sequence ATGCAGATCTATGTGGATGCGGATGCCTGCCCGGTGGTGGGAATCGTGGAAGAACTTGCAATCAAATATAAGATACCGGTGACGCTGTTATGTGACACGAACCACGTTTTGTATTCTGATTACAGTGAAGTAAAGATCATTGGTGCCGGGGCAGATGCGGTGGATTTTGCGCTGGTTAATTTATGCCGGAAGGGAGATATCATTGTGACACAGGATTATGGGGTAGCGGCGATGGCACTTGGAAAAGGTGCATTTGCGATCCATCAGTCCGGAAGGTGGTACACGGATGATAACATCGACCGGATGCTGTTAGAGCGCCATATGAATAAAAAGGCGAGGCGGGCATCCGGGAAGAATCATCTGAAAGGACCAAAAAAGAGAAACACGGAGGATGATATGCATTTCCGGGAAAGTTTTGAAAAAATGATTCGAAAGGGAATGGAGAATATTTATGGCACAACATGA
- a CDS encoding FtsX-like permease family protein, whose product MIWKSTFREIKESLGRFLAILAIVALGVGFFAGLKVTQPAMLKTAQRYFDKTALYDYRLISTVGFSEDEVETIKKQKDVKAAEGAVTFDIICESGGKERVLKMHSITEDVNRLVLVDGELPENAGECVVDSNLYGASMIGKTIKLSDGNDEDDLEHFSNREYKITGIVQSPLYSQFERGSTSLGNGRVSGFVYLLPEGFADDYYTEVYVKFACDFPLYSEEYDAYIEQKQDAWEALTEDLAAERYQTVRSEAETKLADGKKQLAEKKEETKSQLDDAKKQLEDAKSQIEDGEKQLADAKKKLEYAPDELEKKEAELTEAEKAIQEKETQLDQAEVALGIGYAQGVGQIQKALNGISEGLFSENGDQGNGAAGSFSSGDALADAGSQIADAKAQIADGRAQIAEAQKQIESGKSAIAKAKKQLEESKTQIAEKEAELSDAKTQYEDGKKEYEDGLSTYNEEIEKAEKKISDGEKTLKELKDPDTYVLGRDTNVGYVCFESDSGIVDGVADVFPIFFFLVAALVCVTTMNRMVEEQRTQIGVLKALGYSEHTIMAKYMFYSGSAALTGCVAGFALGTFLFPKVIWYAYGMLYKMDSLVYVFDWKLAVISVIVSLLCSIGTTFVSVRRELTEVAAELMRPKTPKAGKRVFLEYIPFVWKRLKFLQKVSMRNIFRYKKRFFMMVAGISGCSALLVTGFGVRDSVTGIVTQQYTQIQTYDIGVTYSSSVTPEQKSELESKEQDGVEKSVFVAEKSMDLVGSEKTKSVSLIIADPDSDMTPFVNLHTEKGVPITFPKKGEAVISAKVADELGIKTGDTVTLQDSDMKTISVTVSGLCENFVYNYVYLSADTYEEQMKTEPEYKNAFVCVSEGTDAHLLGTSLMAMSDVAAVNISQDDMERFSGMMGSMDLIVVVIILCAAGLAFIVLYNLTNINITERVCEIATIEVLGFYENETAAYVFRENTILTFLGALAGLVLGVFLHRFVMSQIVVDMVAFDVHVKPISFVYSVVLTLVFTWFVDRLMRKKIDAISMTESLKSVD is encoded by the coding sequence ATGATTTGGAAATCAACATTCAGGGAAATAAAGGAAAGTCTCGGCCGTTTTCTCGCTATCCTGGCGATCGTTGCATTGGGTGTCGGATTTTTTGCAGGACTGAAGGTCACACAGCCTGCCATGTTAAAAACGGCGCAGCGTTATTTTGATAAGACAGCTCTTTACGACTACCGCCTGATCTCCACGGTCGGTTTTTCCGAGGATGAAGTAGAGACCATAAAAAAACAAAAAGATGTAAAAGCGGCAGAGGGAGCAGTCACGTTTGACATTATCTGTGAGAGCGGCGGCAAAGAGCGCGTGCTAAAAATGCACAGCATCACAGAGGATGTTAACCGGCTGGTGCTTGTGGACGGCGAATTGCCGGAAAATGCAGGGGAGTGTGTGGTGGACTCTAATCTTTACGGCGCATCCATGATTGGAAAAACGATCAAATTGTCCGACGGCAATGACGAGGACGATCTGGAACATTTTTCAAACCGCGAGTATAAGATCACCGGAATCGTGCAGTCTCCTCTGTATTCGCAGTTTGAACGCGGAAGTACGTCGCTTGGCAATGGCAGGGTGAGCGGATTTGTCTATCTTTTGCCGGAAGGATTTGCAGACGATTATTATACGGAAGTTTATGTGAAATTTGCCTGCGATTTTCCTTTGTACAGTGAAGAATATGATGCTTACATAGAACAAAAACAGGATGCGTGGGAAGCACTGACGGAGGATCTTGCAGCAGAGCGTTATCAGACAGTGCGTTCGGAGGCAGAGACAAAACTTGCAGATGGAAAAAAACAGCTTGCAGAGAAAAAAGAGGAGACAAAGAGCCAGCTTGATGATGCAAAAAAACAATTAGAAGATGCAAAAAGCCAGATCGAAGACGGCGAAAAGCAGCTTGCAGATGCAAAGAAAAAATTGGAATATGCCCCGGATGAATTAGAAAAAAAAGAGGCAGAACTGACGGAAGCAGAAAAGGCGATTCAGGAGAAAGAGACACAGTTAGATCAGGCGGAAGTTGCACTTGGAATCGGTTATGCGCAGGGAGTCGGACAGATCCAGAAAGCATTGAACGGAATTTCTGAGGGGCTTTTTTCCGAAAATGGAGATCAGGGAAATGGTGCGGCAGGCAGTTTTTCTTCGGGAGATGCATTAGCGGATGCAGGATCACAGATTGCAGATGCAAAGGCACAGATTGCAGATGGAAGAGCGCAGATCGCGGAAGCCCAAAAGCAGATCGAGAGCGGAAAGAGCGCCATTGCAAAAGCGAAAAAACAGTTGGAAGAGTCCAAAACACAGATAGCAGAAAAGGAAGCAGAATTATCCGATGCGAAAACGCAGTATGAAGATGGGAAAAAGGAATATGAGGACGGACTTTCAACTTACAATGAGGAAATAGAAAAAGCGGAGAAAAAGATCAGTGATGGCGAGAAAACTTTAAAGGAATTAAAAGATCCTGATACCTATGTGCTCGGACGCGATACCAATGTTGGGTATGTCTGCTTTGAGAGCGATTCCGGTATCGTGGACGGAGTTGCCGATGTATTTCCGATCTTCTTCTTTCTGGTAGCGGCACTTGTGTGTGTGACGACGATGAACCGTATGGTGGAGGAACAGCGGACACAGATCGGTGTGTTAAAGGCACTCGGCTACAGTGAACATACCATTATGGCAAAATATATGTTTTATTCCGGCTCCGCGGCGCTGACCGGATGTGTGGCCGGATTTGCACTTGGGACATTTTTATTCCCGAAAGTGATCTGGTATGCATACGGCATGCTCTATAAGATGGATTCCCTGGTTTATGTGTTTGACTGGAAATTAGCAGTCATTTCCGTGATCGTATCACTGCTTTGTTCTATCGGTACAACCTTTGTGTCTGTCCGCCGCGAACTGACGGAGGTTGCGGCAGAGCTGATGCGTCCGAAAACACCGAAAGCCGGGAAACGTGTATTCCTTGAATATATACCGTTTGTATGGAAGAGGCTTAAATTTTTGCAGAAGGTTTCCATGCGGAATATTTTCCGGTATAAAAAGCGGTTTTTCATGATGGTCGCAGGCATCAGCGGATGCAGCGCACTTTTGGTGACCGGATTTGGGGTGAGGGATTCTGTGACGGGAATTGTGACGCAGCAGTATACACAGATCCAGACCTATGATATCGGTGTGACTTATTCATCGTCCGTCACACCGGAGCAAAAAAGTGAACTGGAAAGCAAAGAACAGGACGGTGTGGAAAAATCTGTGTTTGTGGCAGAAAAGAGCATGGATTTAGTTGGCAGTGAAAAGACAAAATCCGTCAGCCTTATCATTGCAGATCCGGATTCGGATATGACGCCGTTTGTCAATTTGCATACGGAAAAAGGAGTACCGATCACATTCCCGAAAAAGGGAGAGGCGGTTATTTCCGCAAAAGTGGCAGATGAACTTGGGATAAAGACCGGAGATACCGTGACGCTGCAGGATTCCGACATGAAAACCATATCCGTGACGGTAAGCGGGCTGTGTGAAAATTTTGTATATAATTATGTCTATTTGTCTGCGGATACTTATGAAGAACAGATGAAAACGGAACCGGAATACAAAAACGCATTTGTGTGTGTTTCTGAGGGCACAGATGCACATCTGCTTGGAACATCCCTGATGGCAATGTCGGATGTGGCAGCGGTCAATATTTCACAGGATGACATGGAACGTTTTTCTGGCATGATGGGCAGTATGGATCTGATCGTTGTGGTCATTATTTTGTGTGCAGCGGGACTTGCTTTTATCGTTTTATATAACCTGACAAATATTAATATTACGGAGCGTGTGTGCGAGATCGCAACGATCGAGGTGCTCGGGTTTTACGAAAATGAGACAGCCGCATATGTGTTCCGGGAAAATACGATTCTGACATTTCTCGGCGCACTTGCAGGGCTTGTGCTCGGTGTATTTTTGCACCGGTTTGTCATGAGCCAGATTGTCGTGGATATGGTGGCCTTTGATGTACATGTAAAACCGATCAGCTTTGTATATAGTGTGGTGCTGACTCTGGTGTTTACCTGGTTTGTGGACCGGCTGATGCGAAAGAAAATTGATGCGATCAGTATGACAGAGTCGTTAAAGAGTGTTGATTAG
- a CDS encoding ABC transporter ATP-binding protein has product MPSFVTFSNVGKIYHTGELDITALHDVNFEIEKGEFCVIVGASGAGKTTILNILGGMDTLTNGQVFLDGQEISNYDKKQLTSYRRFDIGFVFQFYNLVQNLTALENVELAAQICKDPLPAPTVLEEVGLKDRLSNFPAQLSGGEQQRVAIARALAKNPKLLLCDEPTGALDYNTGKAVLKLLQDTCRENGKTVVVITHNQALTAMADRIITVKSGTVVSMEKNEHIVDIADIEW; this is encoded by the coding sequence ATGCCATCATTCGTAACATTTTCCAACGTCGGCAAAATCTACCACACCGGCGAACTCGACATCACCGCCCTCCATGACGTCAATTTTGAGATCGAAAAAGGAGAATTCTGCGTCATCGTCGGTGCATCCGGTGCCGGCAAAACGACGATTTTAAATATATTAGGAGGAATGGATACCTTAACCAACGGACAGGTATTCTTAGACGGACAGGAAATCTCAAACTATGACAAAAAACAGCTCACCTCATACCGGCGTTTCGACATCGGATTTGTGTTCCAGTTTTACAATCTCGTGCAGAACCTGACAGCACTTGAAAATGTAGAGCTTGCGGCGCAGATCTGTAAAGATCCGCTTCCGGCGCCGACAGTGCTTGAGGAAGTCGGGTTAAAAGACCGTCTGTCAAATTTCCCGGCACAGCTTTCCGGTGGAGAACAGCAGCGTGTCGCGATCGCGCGTGCGCTTGCAAAAAACCCGAAACTTCTGCTCTGCGATGAGCCAACCGGAGCTCTCGATTATAATACCGGAAAAGCGGTTTTAAAATTATTGCAGGACACCTGCCGCGAAAATGGAAAAACAGTCGTGGTCATCACGCATAACCAGGCACTTACAGCGATGGCGGACCGCATCATCACGGTAAAGAGCGGCACAGTCGTTTCCATGGAAAAAAATGAACACATTGTAGACATTGCAGATATAGAGTGGTAG
- a CDS encoding HAD hydrolase family protein encodes MIAFHTDLDNTLIYSYKHDIGPRKRNVELYQGREISYITEETYHLLQLVKNEMLIVPTTTRTLEQYQRIDLEIGPFPYALVCNGGVLLINGVPDEAWYQDSLHLVSDSREEMNLAMELLEREPRRKFELRYIEKLFIFTKCNDPETVVNDLKTSLDTKYVDVFSNGEKVYVVPQTLNKGMAVDRLREKLKPEFVIAAGDSTFDIPMLSTADRGLVPSGFIQKYEIPKTSGARKKIDEMTSKKIFSDALLEKVLKIKTESVAAGIIHTG; translated from the coding sequence ATGATCGCCTTTCATACCGATTTGGATAATACACTCATCTATTCCTATAAACATGACATCGGGCCGCGGAAGCGAAATGTGGAACTCTATCAGGGAAGAGAAATATCTTACATCACAGAGGAAACATATCATCTCCTGCAGCTCGTAAAAAATGAAATGCTCATTGTTCCAACGACCACTAGGACGTTGGAACAATATCAGCGCATTGATCTGGAAATCGGACCATTTCCATATGCATTGGTCTGCAACGGTGGTGTTCTTCTGATAAATGGTGTGCCGGATGAAGCATGGTATCAGGACTCCCTGCATCTGGTGTCGGATAGCAGGGAAGAAATGAACCTTGCCATGGAACTGTTAGAGCGGGAACCACGCAGAAAATTTGAACTCCGATACATTGAAAAGCTGTTTATCTTTACAAAATGCAATGATCCCGAAACAGTTGTAAATGATTTAAAAACATCTCTCGATACAAAATATGTAGATGTATTTTCCAACGGTGAAAAAGTATATGTAGTACCGCAAACCCTGAATAAAGGAATGGCAGTAGACCGACTCAGAGAAAAACTAAAACCAGAGTTCGTAATTGCAGCCGGAGACAGCACCTTTGATATCCCCATGCTATCGACCGCCGACCGCGGACTTGTCCCATCGGGATTCATACAAAAATATGAAATCCCGAAAACATCCGGAGCCCGGAAAAAAATAGATGAAATGACATCTAAAAAAATATTTTCCGATGCCCTATTAGAAAAAGTTCTAAAAATAAAAACGGAGTCTGTTGCAGCAGGTATTATTCATACAGGATAA
- a CDS encoding glycoside hydrolase family 2 protein: MAQHEKFYLNGTWQLKKADETLLCPVEIPGSVLSGLTEHGLLEDPFYRMNEYPTRELLKNDFIFSREFELKKEEGRVYALCCDGIDTVADIFINGMLIKHVDNMHLRYRILCTNVLKNGTNNITVKIHSAIAYVNEHVPAAGKEIHYTACGAMEGNQYIRKAHSMFGWDWGPQLPDMGIWRDIFIDSYEKAELSDLHIRQEHIDGKVFLSAETKVMLPEKAQDGEIAEAEYLVLPQSAESNARILKESVGNNDSTLAENADNLEVKITLQTPDGKQISFSDGKCLVEDPKLWWPNGYGAQPLYTVRAELFLGGEFLDAKELRIGLRTLTVSQEKDAWGEEFAFCINGVKIFAKGADYIPEDCIYSKITPERIYELLDTAVACHFNCIRIWGGGYYPADVFYDYCDEHGLIVWQDFMYACNVYELTEKLRESIIEETKDNAGRLRHHASLGLWCGNNEMESAWDHWGGFNDHSDTLKQDYLTMFEKLIPEALKSEDDVTFYWPSSPSSGGNFKDPDSDDVGDRHYWDVWHGEKPFSDYENYYFRFCSEFGFQSFPCKKTIDTFTLPKDRNIFSEVMESHQKNGSANAKILHYIAENFLYPKDFESLIYISQVLQAIAIKSGVEHWRRNRGRCMGAIYWQLNDNWPVASWASIDYFGRWKALQYFSRHFYADVLGSLKVSADAVYTPYLQNETMQEVSSDVTVFVKNMRGEVLFETSQRTECAPLSVEAMEPVSLKEVIEGRESEVFVEAVFTHSDGTVSRQVEMPKPYKHMQIEKAEITFDAKREGNLLTLQLKSDVPAFFVSVESDVDLVWSDNFMHLTGKEPYEITAILPECVEGMPKIWVRSLCDSWVTDYSQA, translated from the coding sequence ATGGCACAACATGAAAAATTTTATTTAAATGGTACCTGGCAGTTAAAAAAAGCGGATGAAACACTGCTCTGCCCGGTGGAGATTCCGGGTTCGGTACTTTCCGGACTGACAGAACACGGTTTACTTGAAGATCCATTTTACCGGATGAATGAGTACCCGACAAGAGAGCTGCTGAAAAATGATTTTATTTTTTCAAGGGAATTTGAACTGAAAAAAGAAGAGGGAAGAGTGTATGCACTCTGCTGTGACGGAATCGACACGGTGGCAGATATTTTTATCAACGGCATGCTGATAAAGCATGTGGATAACATGCACCTTCGTTATCGGATTCTGTGCACAAATGTCCTGAAAAACGGGACAAACAATATCACAGTGAAAATCCATTCTGCAATCGCATATGTAAACGAACATGTGCCGGCAGCGGGAAAAGAGATTCATTACACGGCATGCGGTGCGATGGAAGGAAATCAGTATATCCGGAAAGCACATTCCATGTTTGGCTGGGACTGGGGTCCACAGTTACCGGATATGGGGATCTGGCGTGATATTTTTATTGACAGCTATGAGAAGGCAGAACTGTCTGATCTGCATATCAGACAGGAACACATAGATGGAAAAGTTTTTCTGTCGGCAGAAACAAAAGTGATGTTGCCGGAAAAGGCACAGGACGGTGAAATTGCGGAAGCTGAGTATCTGGTATTGCCACAGAGTGCGGAAAGTAATGCCCGGATATTGAAAGAAAGTGTGGGAAACAATGATTCGACACTGGCAGAGAATGCAGATAATCTTGAGGTAAAAATCACGCTGCAGACACCGGATGGAAAACAGATTTCTTTTTCGGATGGAAAATGTCTGGTTGAAGATCCGAAACTCTGGTGGCCGAACGGATACGGTGCACAGCCGCTGTATACGGTGCGTGCGGAACTTTTTCTGGGCGGAGAATTTCTGGATGCAAAAGAACTGCGCATTGGTCTGCGCACATTGACGGTCAGCCAGGAAAAGGATGCATGGGGCGAGGAATTTGCTTTTTGCATCAATGGGGTAAAGATTTTTGCAAAAGGTGCAGACTATATTCCGGAAGACTGTATTTATTCAAAAATTACTCCGGAGCGCATTTATGAGTTGTTAGATACGGCAGTGGCATGTCATTTTAACTGCATCCGCATCTGGGGCGGCGGTTATTATCCGGCGGATGTTTTCTATGATTACTGTGATGAACATGGTCTGATCGTATGGCAGGATTTTATGTATGCCTGCAATGTCTATGAGCTGACGGAGAAACTGCGGGAGAGCATTATAGAAGAAACGAAGGATAATGCGGGAAGGTTGAGACATCATGCAAGTCTTGGACTCTGGTGCGGTAACAATGAGATGGAATCAGCATGGGACCACTGGGGCGGTTTTAATGATCATTCGGATACGTTAAAACAGGATTACCTGACCATGTTTGAAAAACTGATCCCGGAAGCCTTAAAGAGCGAGGATGATGTGACGTTTTACTGGCCGTCGTCTCCGTCATCCGGCGGTAATTTTAAAGACCCGGACAGTGATGATGTCGGGGATCGTCATTACTGGGATGTATGGCATGGAGAAAAGCCGTTTTCCGACTATGAAAATTACTATTTCAGATTCTGTTCGGAATTTGGATTCCAGTCGTTTCCATGCAAAAAGACGATCGACACATTTACCCTGCCTAAGGATCGCAATATCTTTTCAGAAGTTATGGAAAGTCATCAGAAAAACGGTTCTGCAAATGCGAAGATCCTGCATTACATTGCGGAGAACTTTTTATATCCAAAAGATTTTGAGAGTCTGATCTATATCAGCCAGGTGCTGCAGGCGATCGCAATCAAGAGCGGTGTGGAGCACTGGCGCAGAAACAGGGGACGCTGCATGGGTGCAATTTACTGGCAGTTGAACGATAACTGGCCGGTCGCATCCTGGGCAAGTATCGATTACTTTGGAAGATGGAAAGCGCTGCAGTATTTTTCGAGACATTTTTATGCGGATGTGCTCGGCAGTTTAAAGGTATCTGCGGATGCTGTTTATACGCCTTATCTGCAAAATGAGACGATGCAGGAGGTGTCGTCTGATGTCACGGTTTTTGTGAAAAATATGCGTGGGGAAGTGCTGTTTGAAACTTCACAGCGCACAGAGTGTGCACCATTGTCCGTGGAAGCCATGGAACCGGTATCTTTGAAAGAAGTGATAGAGGGCAGAGAAAGCGAGGTCTTTGTGGAGGCGGTATTTACACATTCTGATGGAACTGTGAGCCGCCAGGTGGAAATGCCAAAACCGTATAAACATATGCAGATCGAAAAAGCAGAGATCACGTTCGATGCAAAAAGAGAGGGAAATCTGTTGACACTGCAGTTAAAATCAGATGTTCCGGCATTTTTTGTCTCGGTGGAGAGCGATGTGGATCTGGTCTGGTCGGATAATTTTATGCATCTGACCGGAAAGGAACCTTATGAGATTACGGCTATTCTGCCGGAGTGCGTGGAAGGCATGCCTAAGATCTGGGTACGGTCACTGTGCGATTCGTGGGTTACGGATTATTCGCAAGCTTGA
- the eno gene encoding phosphopyruvate hydratase — MNYLEIEKVIGREILDSRGNPTVEAEVYLVDGTIGRGMAPSGASTGEFEALELRDGDKSRYLGKGVTKAVENINTMINDAIVGMDASDIYAVDAAMIAADGTKDKSKLGANAILAVSIAAARAASISLDIPLYRFLGGILGNRLPVPMMNILNGGAHAANTVDVQEFMIMPVGAPSFKEALRWCAEVFHALAALLKSKGLATSVGDEGGFAPDLASDEEAIQYILDAVKNAGYEPGRDFRIAMDAASSEWKSEKGKGFYKLPKAGTEFTSAELIEHWKKLVEKYPIISIEDALDEEDWEGWKLLTKELGDKVQLVGDDLFVTNTERLKKGIDNGCGNAILIKLNQIGSVSETLEAIKMAHKAGYTAISSHRSGETEDTTIADLAVALNTCQIKTGAPSRTERVAKYNQLLRIEEELGNAAVYPGMGAFNVK; from the coding sequence ATGAATTATTTAGAGATTGAAAAAGTAATTGGAAGGGAGATTTTAGACTCCAGAGGTAATCCTACCGTGGAAGCTGAAGTATATTTAGTGGACGGTACCATTGGAAGGGGAATGGCACCAAGCGGTGCGTCGACCGGAGAATTTGAGGCATTAGAGCTTCGCGACGGCGATAAGTCAAGATATCTTGGCAAAGGTGTTACCAAGGCAGTTGAAAATATTAATACAATGATCAACGATGCGATCGTCGGAATGGATGCCAGCGACATTTATGCAGTGGATGCAGCGATGATCGCAGCGGACGGAACAAAGGATAAATCAAAACTGGGAGCAAATGCGATCTTAGCAGTGTCGATTGCAGCGGCACGCGCAGCTTCCATCTCACTGGATATTCCGCTTTACCGTTTCTTAGGCGGCATCTTGGGCAACCGTCTGCCGGTTCCGATGATGAATATTTTAAATGGTGGTGCTCATGCGGCAAACACAGTAGATGTGCAGGAGTTCATGATCATGCCGGTCGGTGCACCGAGTTTTAAAGAGGCACTCCGCTGGTGTGCAGAGGTGTTCCATGCGCTTGCAGCTCTGTTAAAGAGCAAGGGACTTGCAACCTCTGTTGGTGATGAGGGTGGTTTTGCACCGGATCTTGCATCCGATGAAGAAGCAATCCAGTACATATTAGATGCTGTGAAAAACGCAGGATATGAGCCGGGCAGAGATTTCCGGATCGCCATGGATGCAGCTTCCTCTGAGTGGAAGAGCGAAAAAGGAAAAGGATTCTACAAACTTCCGAAGGCAGGCACCGAGTTTACTTCCGCAGAGCTGATCGAACACTGGAAGAAACTGGTTGAAAAATACCCGATCATTTCCATCGAGGATGCACTTGACGAGGAAGACTGGGAAGGCTGGAAACTTCTGACCAAAGAACTTGGTGATAAGGTACAGCTTGTCGGAGACGATTTGTTTGTAACCAATACGGAGCGCCTGAAAAAAGGTATCGACAACGGCTGCGGCAATGCCATTTTGATCAAGTTAAATCAGATTGGTTCCGTATCCGAGACTTTAGAGGCAATCAAGATGGCTCACAAAGCAGGTTATACGGCAATTTCTTCCCACCGTTCCGGCGAGACGGAAGACACCACGATTGCAGATCTTGCAGTGGCATTAAATACCTGCCAGATCAAGACCGGTGCACCGAGCAGAACTGAGCGTGTTGCAAAATACAACCAGCTTCTCCGCATAGAGGAAGAACTTGGAAATGCAGCAGTGTATCCGGGAATGGGTGCATTTAATGTAAAATAA